Proteins from one Bacteroides zhangwenhongii genomic window:
- a CDS encoding BT_3987 domain-containing protein: protein MKYTRFIKSSFWIAILACTSNLFIACEDDITISSENKSFGNIEGNFGYVKSAAGAKALTSITINGDKHGTGHLYFELNKAANKDITVTFKIDESVLKVYNQANGTNYPMYPTDKLSLENEGVTTISAGKQKSSSIELDIQSGGTIGTTYAVAVSATASDGIETSSNNQSYIYLVTPQAALPNTEKGTVKTICYIEVNNENILNTGEYTMENSGKPFFDIVNVFAANIRLNEEGKPYVYCNPQVTFVLENADKLIRPLQQKGIKVHLTILGDHTLAGMRSLGDEAAKDFAKELKSYVDIYGFDGISFDDEWSNYDLVAGYPGLVTPSQEQYSRLIYECRQIMPDKQFGVYWCKQENGGASINYPLGEVEGKDVNDLLDYTVYGNYNLWDKLGHIDEGKQCPYAINLTEGGSPNSIYLNQIKDSWGYFALYNLQISKNSETIINQVGETLYGEKVNWTGQIYGRTDFTSSETTTRINYKYYLGEWNVTASCISWVNNSWNQWAGNMKFTIKIEEKVENESYYVYGIQPYDQILKKYPLIMNYNQETTQISIPIPQTIHEPDEENPLLWQMSYATIGDSKTANTWKKVETTSNVNGAFYNGRLYLEANGPARMQTLIPFCSNDKGNTWLYLHTNFTDKHPKASFTLTRN, encoded by the coding sequence ATGAAATATACGAGATTTATCAAATCATCTTTTTGGATTGCGATATTAGCCTGTACGAGTAATCTATTTATTGCCTGCGAAGATGATATTACTATATCATCTGAAAACAAATCATTTGGCAATATAGAAGGTAACTTTGGCTATGTCAAATCTGCAGCCGGAGCAAAAGCCCTAACCTCCATAACAATTAATGGAGATAAACACGGTACTGGACACTTATATTTTGAACTGAATAAAGCTGCCAATAAAGATATTACGGTTACATTCAAAATCGACGAGTCAGTTCTAAAAGTTTACAATCAAGCCAATGGAACCAACTATCCAATGTATCCGACGGATAAGCTTTCATTAGAAAATGAAGGAGTCACAACAATCTCGGCAGGGAAACAAAAATCCTCATCTATCGAGTTAGATATTCAATCCGGAGGAACAATAGGTACTACGTATGCAGTTGCAGTATCTGCAACTGCTTCAGACGGAATTGAGACCTCAAGCAATAACCAGTCCTATATCTATCTTGTAACTCCACAAGCTGCCCTGCCCAATACGGAGAAAGGAACAGTCAAAACAATTTGTTACATAGAGGTGAATAACGAGAATATATTGAATACAGGCGAATATACTATGGAAAACAGCGGGAAGCCCTTTTTCGATATTGTCAATGTTTTTGCAGCCAATATTCGTTTAAATGAGGAAGGAAAACCATATGTATATTGCAACCCACAAGTAACCTTTGTTTTGGAAAATGCCGATAAGCTCATCCGCCCATTGCAACAAAAAGGAATAAAAGTACATTTAACCATTTTAGGTGATCATACACTGGCTGGGATGAGAAGTTTGGGAGATGAAGCCGCTAAAGATTTTGCCAAAGAACTAAAATCCTATGTGGATATCTATGGATTTGACGGCATCAGTTTTGATGATGAATGGTCAAACTACGACTTGGTAGCAGGATATCCCGGTTTAGTGACACCTTCACAAGAACAATATAGCCGCCTAATTTATGAGTGCCGACAAATAATGCCTGATAAACAATTTGGAGTATATTGGTGTAAGCAGGAAAATGGTGGTGCTTCTATCAATTATCCCTTAGGAGAGGTCGAAGGTAAAGACGTAAATGATTTATTAGACTACACTGTTTATGGAAACTATAATTTATGGGATAAACTAGGTCATATTGACGAGGGAAAACAATGTCCTTATGCTATAAATCTAACAGAAGGAGGAAGTCCCAACTCTATATATCTAAATCAAATAAAAGACAGCTGGGGATATTTTGCTCTTTATAATTTACAGATATCTAAGAATTCTGAAACAATCATTAATCAAGTTGGAGAAACATTATACGGAGAGAAAGTTAATTGGACTGGACAAATATACGGAAGAACAGATTTTACATCTTCAGAAACAACAACCCGTATTAATTACAAATACTATCTTGGAGAATGGAATGTCACAGCAAGTTGTATTTCATGGGTAAATAATTCTTGGAATCAATGGGCAGGAAACATGAAATTCACAATAAAAATAGAAGAGAAAGTCGAAAATGAATCCTATTATGTATATGGAATACAACCTTATGATCAAATTCTTAAAAAGTATCCACTAATTATGAACTATAATCAAGAAACTACTCAAATAAGTATTCCAATTCCGCAAACGATTCATGAACCTGATGAAGAAAATCCTCTTTTATGGCAAATGAGTTATGCTACAATTGGCGATTCTAAGACTGCTAATACGTGGAAAAAAGTTGAAACTACTAGCAATGTTAATGGAGCGTTTTATAATGGTAGGCTGTATTTAGAAGCCAATGGGCCAGCAAGAATGCAGACATTAATACCATTCTGCTCCAACGATAAAGGAAACACTTGGTTATATTTGCATACAAACTTTACAGATAAACATCCTAAAGCAAGTTTCACATTAACTAGAAATTAA